Proteins encoded in a region of the Homo sapiens chromosome 20, GRCh38.p14 Primary Assembly genome:
- the BPIFA1 gene encoding BPI fold-containing family A member 1 precursor codes for MFQTGGLIVFYGLLAQTMAQFGGLPVPLDQTLPLNVNPALPLSPTGLAGSLTNALSNGLLSGGLLGILENLPLLDILKPGGGTSGGLLGGLLGKVTSVIPGLNNIIDIKVTDPQLLELGLVQSPDGHRLYVTIPLGIKLQVNTPLVGASLLRLAVKLDITAEILAVRDKQERIHLVLGDCTHSPGSLQISLLDGLGPLPIQGLLDSLTGILNKVLPELVQGNVCPLVNEVLRGLDITLVHDIVNMLIHGLQFVIKV; via the exons ATGTTTCAAACTGGGGGCCTCATTGTCTTCTACGGGCTGTTAGCCCAGACCATGGCCCAGTTTGGAGGCCTGCCCGTGCCCCTGGACCAGACCCTGCCCTTGAATGTGAATCCAGCCCTGCCCTTGAGTCCCACAGGTCTTGCAGGAAGCTTGACAAATG CCCTCAGCAATGGCCTGCTGTCTGGGGGCCTGTTGGGCATTCTGGAAAACCTTCCGCTCCTGGACATCCTGAAGCCTGGAGGAGGTACTTCTGGTGGCCTCCTTGGGGGACTGCTTGGAAAAGTGACGTCAGTGATTCCTGGCCTGAACAACATCATTGA CATAAAGGTCACTGACCCCCAGCTGCTGGAACTTGGCCTTGTGCAGAGCCCTGATGGCCACCGTCTCTATGTCACCATCCCTCTCGGCATAAAGCTCCAAGTGAATAC GCCCCTGGTCGGTGCAAGTCTGTTGAGGCTGGCTGTGAAGCTGGACATCACTGCAGAAATCTTAGCTGTGAGAGATAAGCAGGAGAGGATCCACCTGGTCCTTGGTGACTGCACCCATTCCCCTGGAAGCCTGCAAATTTCTCTGCTTGATGG ACTTGGCCCCCTCCCCATTCAAGGTCTTCTGGACAGCCTCACAGGGATCTTGAATAAAGTCCTGCCTGAGTTGGTTCAGGGCAAC GTGTGCCCTCTGGTCAATGAGGTTCTCAGAGGCTTGGACATCACCCTGGTGCATGACATTGTTA acatgCTGATCCACGGACTACAGTTTGTCATCAAGGTCTAA